In the Hordeum vulgare subsp. vulgare chromosome 7H, MorexV3_pseudomolecules_assembly, whole genome shotgun sequence genome, one interval contains:
- the LOC123407656 gene encoding putative pentatricopeptide repeat-containing protein At5g06400, mitochondrial produces MARRNAAAAARLLAYSPSPFHSSHHLPVTTSRSKTSSSKPAPPSPRTDTTGDPAAATGPGTSLFQEISGIITPAAGTVSDPPFQSRVNGQPGWSGDEAPVQRTVGARPNAPEAFAFFTGRVPDHGVPDGPSDNPVGNAKGPAPSREASPHEAAGGALAQDPDIDSAQVQKITEVIRSEVPGSPFEERLGRLGVVVYTPRIVNMVLQRCFKKAHLGLRFHYWVKQVPGFRHTTETYNTTLFIAGEARNFGLMEELMAEMDKEMCPKDIKTWTIVIASYGKTKQIGKMLSAFHAMKRSGSVVVDTKLYRTILHALCNNARHELALEFYKDMPKNMDVGSDILRLLLCVLAGSNNAEAVFIIRDDMIKSGRYPEEYCYLEALRSFCVSGKIAEAQKVFQQMMNKSIDSSSAFEILLRGLCKRGRMDEALQLMEHMKNRSSISSMAFSFLIDGYLRKGERRKALQLLQGMREYGCIPSAASYTQLMQHLFTADQYKEACELYEEMQEVGVQPDIVTITALIAGHIRSGHISEAWDILKKMSENGQRPTFKAYAVFIQELCKASKPLESLELLKEMLKFDFRPSEETFCRVISSLRENNHLEEAINVQRMRAPFDIGKPKGETETRSLEKTDTVDEFQKLSECELEEKKMIFGSVVLPSDKDSEISRCTLRDNKNHIELTKGYSDEDVEGICQIISSSDSWSSMQQALEMRSLHFTPNLVNAIMKGCKRKGHAALKFFCWVGKRPSYMHTTETYNTAMKLAGSAKDFKHMRHLYREMTWRQCSPTVNTWNVMICQYGNAGLTEMALETFYKMKQAGFQPDKTTYNHLIMYLCRRKGQKVDIATKMLKEMIHAGYMPGNDVLCTYLLALCECGMLVDARSSIVSLCEHGFTKQIGYSILLRSLCRSDRKEEAVSLFDDMERYGCSRSDYMYGSFIHALLRWHRFEDAVAKLEELKNSGIRPSTHMYTSFIIYFFRKRDVVKAMDMFKKMVDDGCEPSVVTYSALIRGYMEAGMVSEAWDVLRRMKLEGPSPDFETYSMFITYLCKAGKSEDGLQLIHDMLDGGIIPSAVNFRTVFHGLNMEGKHKLADSVLQSKWHLRRQRSISNSSFV; encoded by the coding sequence ATGGCGAGGAggaacgccgccgccgccgctaggTTGTTGGCCTACTCCCCGTCCCCCTTCCACTCCAGCCACCACCTCCCGGTCACCACATCCCGCTCCaagacctcctcctccaagcccgCTCCTCCATCTCCTCGCACTGACACCACCGGCGATCCAGCCGCAGCCACCGGGCCCGGCACCTCCCTCTTCCAAGAAATCTCCGGCATCATCACCCCTGCCGCCGGCACGGTCAGCGACCCCCCATTTCAGTCTCGAGTGAATGGACAGCCGGGGTGGAGCGGCGACGAGGCCCCTGTACAACGCACGGTAGGTGCTCGTCCAAATGCTCCGGAGGCTTTTGCCTTTTTCACCGGCAGAGTTCCTGACCACGGGGTTCCTGATGGCCCTTCTGACAATCCGGTTGGCAACGCAAAAGGCCCTGCGCCGAGCCGGGAAGCATCGCCTCACGAGGCGGCAGGAGGTGCGCTCGCGCAAGATCCTGATATCGACAGTGCCCAAGTGCAGAAGATCACCGAGGTTATACGGTCGGAGGTGCCCGGGTCGCCTTTCGAGGAGAGGCTGGGGAGGTTGGGAGTCGTGGTGTACACGCCGAGGATTGTCAACATGGTGCTCCAGAGGTGCTTCAAGAAGGCGCACCTGGGGCTCAGGTTCCACTACTGGGTTAAGCAAGTTCCAGGGTTCCGCCACACTACGGAGACGTACAACACGACGCTGTTTATTGCAGGTGAAGCGAGGAATTTTGGGTTGATGGAGGAGCTGATGGCCGAGATGGATAAGGAGATGTGCCCCAAGGACATCAAGACATGGACAATTGTCATAGCCAGTTATGGGAAGACAAAACAGATTGGCAAGATGCTGTCTGCATTCCATGCTATGAAGAGATCAGGTTCCGTGGTAGTGGACACTAAACTGTATAGGACGATTCTTCATGCTTTGTGCAACAATGCAAGGCATGAGCTTGCTCTTGAGTTCTACAAGGATATGCCCAAGAACATGGATGTCGGGTCTGACATTCTGCGACTTCTGTTGTGCGTGCTGGCTGGATCAAATAATGCTGAGGCTGTCTTCATTATCAGAGACGATATGATTAAAAGCGGGAGGTATCCAGAGGAGTATTGCTACTTGGAAGCTCTACGGAGCTTCTGTGTCTCAGGAAAAATAGCAGAGGCACAGAAAGTCTTTCAGCAGATGATGAACAAGTCCATTGATAGCTCATCTGCTTTCGAAATCCTATTGAGGGGGCTGTGCAAAAGAGGAAGGATGGATGAAGCTCTTCAGCTAATGGAGCATATGAAGAACAGATCATCTATTAGCAGCATGGCATTCAGTTTTCTCATCGATGGCTACCTCAGGAAAGGAGAACGCAGAAAGGCACTTCAGTTGCTGCAGGGAATGAGAGAGTATGGTTGTATTCCATCGGCCGCATCTTACACTCAGCTCATGCAGCACCTCTTTACAGCTGATCAGTATAAAGAAGCCTGTGAACTGTACGAGGAGATGCAGGAAGTTGGTGTTCAACCAGATATTGTAACAATCACAGCATTGATAGCCGGGCATATTCGCAGTGGACATATTTCTGAAGCATGGGATATTCTCAAAAAGATGAGCGAGAACGGTCAAAGGCCGACATTTAAAGCTTATGCAGTGTTCATCCAAGAGCTCTGTAAGGCCTCCAAGCCCCTCGAGTCGTTGGAACTTCTGAAGGAAATGTTGAAATTTGACTTCAGGCCTTCTGAAGAAACTTTCTGCCGGGTTATTTCTTCCTTGCGTGAGAATAATCATCTGGAGGAAGCTATTAATGTGCAGAGAATGCGGGCACCTTTTGATATTGGAAAGCCTAAAGGTGAGACGGAAACCAGATCATTAGAGAAAACTGACACAGTTGATGAGTTTCAGAAATTATCCGAGTGTGAACTGGAGGAGAAGAAAATGATATTTGGGTCTGTTGTTCTTCCATCTGATAAAGACTCTGAGATATCGAGGTGCACACTTCGTGATAACAAAAATCACATCGAACTAACAAAGGGCTACAgcgatgaagatgttgaagggATATGCCAAATTATATCATCTTCGGACAGCTGGAGCTCAATGCAGCAGGCGCTTGAGATGAGATCACTGCATTTTACACCAAACCTTGTCAATGCCATCATGAAGGGCTGCAAGAGAAAAGGCCATGCTGCTTTGAAGTTTTTCTGTTGGGTAGGGAAACGACCCTCCTACATGCACACAACAGAAACGTACAACACAGCTATGAAACTTGCAGGCTCGGCGAAAGATTTTAAGCACATGAGGCACCTTTACAGAGAAATGACATGGAGACAATGTTCTCCAACAGTGAACACATGGAATGTCATGATTTGCCAGTACGGTAATGCTGGTCTCACTGAAATGGCACTGGAGACATTTTATAAGATGAAGCAAGCAGGCTTTCAGCCTGACAAAACTACTTACAATCACCTGATAATGTATCTCTGCCGCAGAAAAGGCCAAAAAGTAGACATTGCAACCAAGATGTTGAAGGAAATGATTCATGCAGGTTACATGCCTGGTAATGATGTGCTTTGCACGTATCTTTTAGCATTATGCGAGTGCGGGATGTTGGTTGATGCAAGAAGCTCAATAGTATCACTATGTGAACACGGATTTACTAAACAGATTGGCTACTCCATACTCCTTCGATCATTATGCAGGTCTGATAGAAAGGAGGAAGCTGTCAGTTTGTTTGATGATATGGAGAGATATGGCTGCTCCAGAAGTGACTACATGTATGGAAGCTTCATTCATGCACTACTGAGGTGGCATCGCTTTGAAGACGCTGTAGCCAAGCTTGAAGAACTGAAGAATTCAGGCATACGTCCAAGCACCCATATGTATACCTCGTTCATCATCTACTTCTTTCGGAAAAGAGATGTTGTCAAGGCAATGGATATGTTCAAGAAGATGGTAGACGATGGATGTGAGCCTTCAGTCGTCACTTACTCTGCGTTAATACGCGGTTACATGGAAGCAGGTATGGTTTCAGAAGCCTGGGATGTCTTACGCCGCATGAAACTGGAAGGGCCATCGCCAGACTTTGAGACCTACTCGATGTTCATAACATACCTCTGCAAAGCTGGTAAATCGGAGGATGGGTTGCAGCTGATTCATGATATGCTGGATGGTGGCATCATCCCCAGCGCGGTAAACTTCAGGACTGTTTTTCATGGTCTGAATATGGAGGGCAAACACAAGCTAGCCGACTCTGTCCTCCAGTCAAAATGGCATCTGCGGAGGCAAAGGAGCATCTCAAATTCTTCGTTTGTTTAA